From a single Micromonospora sp. WMMD1102 genomic region:
- a CDS encoding FtsX-like permease family protein, whose protein sequence is MSAVLRLARSGLRGGNRASALATVLVTALATTGVVAGLAVQGQAGAEVDRIHRDAGRPDLVVYGTPEALAAIRPDPAFAATGPVRPYVDAAVMLGPDPVDARITVLPDESSPGRPVLRTGELPAAGVPGEVLLDQAAATEAGIRTGDPLRLTVAGRPATLTVVGTAVDLTDCFYPDCDPIRLFVDPATLAALAAPAAVPAPPRPGRAVGSALLVARLVDPGQADAVAARLGTLDGVHAVQPWPDTRADITVRDRIFGASLAGFGLFVLLAAAFVVAGTATARLLARRREIALLRAVGYTTRQVVTGLVTEALLLGAAGVLAGWAAGSLLAPYLQIGLGGALGRPVPRIAPLALLNSALLVGAVLTAATVLPAWRAARQPVSDVLRSAPPQGAAPAWVTRLLDRLRLPPAHRYGLGAVLGRPGRSTLTAAALAVAVAAVVVGVGFSATMDRLVAEPARTGDPYDAVVVPGDTDPAVLTAALAGTPGAAGWYSKFDRRTTLGDQTFLSRAVGGDPAAARFLVREGRPLRAPGEAIAGYGLLRRFDLRLGDTIEVRAGQVPLRLTVVGWYSETEDTGELLMYRAEMLPPGLAPDAYLVSAGPAGTPEALAAALRGRLGPGVTVHARSADPDDLGTYAVAMRLLAALVLLVSFANLAAALLTGARERARTLGVLRAVGFTVRQTLAQSATGGATLGLAGALVGLPVGLLVFRLLTDQVTISIGAGPGLAQPPSAVLLAATVPATALAGALAGTLAAARPARSWAAALVRHE, encoded by the coding sequence GTGTCCGCCGTCCTCCGGCTCGCCCGCTCCGGCCTGCGCGGCGGCAACCGGGCCAGCGCACTCGCCACCGTGCTGGTCACCGCGCTGGCCACCACCGGCGTGGTCGCCGGGCTCGCCGTGCAGGGGCAGGCCGGCGCCGAGGTGGACCGGATCCACCGGGACGCCGGCCGGCCGGACCTGGTCGTCTACGGCACACCGGAGGCGCTGGCGGCGATACGCCCGGACCCGGCGTTCGCGGCGACCGGCCCGGTACGCCCGTACGTCGACGCGGCGGTGATGCTCGGTCCGGACCCGGTCGACGCCCGGATCACCGTCCTGCCCGACGAGTCGTCCCCGGGGCGGCCGGTGCTGCGTACCGGCGAGCTGCCGGCGGCCGGGGTGCCCGGGGAGGTGCTCCTGGACCAGGCTGCCGCGACCGAGGCCGGCATCCGCACCGGTGACCCTCTCCGGCTGACCGTGGCCGGTCGGCCGGCGACGCTGACCGTCGTCGGCACCGCGGTCGACCTGACCGACTGCTTCTATCCGGACTGCGACCCGATCCGGCTCTTCGTCGACCCGGCCACCCTGGCCGCCCTCGCCGCACCGGCGGCCGTGCCCGCCCCGCCCCGGCCGGGGAGGGCCGTCGGAAGCGCGCTGCTGGTCGCCCGGCTGGTCGACCCGGGCCAGGCCGACGCGGTGGCCGCCCGGCTCGGCACCCTCGACGGCGTGCACGCGGTCCAGCCGTGGCCGGACACCAGGGCGGACATCACCGTCCGGGACCGCATCTTCGGCGCCTCGCTGGCCGGCTTCGGCCTCTTCGTGCTGCTCGCCGCCGCGTTCGTGGTCGCCGGCACCGCCACCGCCCGGCTCCTGGCGAGGCGGCGGGAGATCGCGCTGCTCCGCGCGGTCGGCTACACCACCCGACAGGTGGTCACCGGACTGGTCACCGAGGCACTGCTGCTCGGTGCGGCGGGCGTACTCGCCGGCTGGGCGGCCGGCTCGCTGCTCGCACCGTACCTCCAGATCGGACTCGGCGGTGCGCTCGGCCGGCCCGTACCGCGGATCGCCCCACTGGCACTGCTCAACTCCGCCCTGCTGGTCGGCGCCGTGCTCACCGCCGCCACCGTGCTGCCGGCCTGGCGGGCGGCCCGGCAACCGGTCTCCGACGTGCTGCGCAGCGCCCCGCCGCAGGGCGCGGCACCGGCGTGGGTCACCCGGCTGCTCGACCGGCTCCGGCTGCCGCCGGCCCACCGGTACGGGCTCGGTGCCGTGCTCGGCCGTCCCGGGCGCTCGACGTTGACCGCGGCCGCCCTGGCGGTCGCCGTGGCGGCGGTCGTCGTCGGGGTCGGCTTCAGCGCCACGATGGACCGGCTGGTCGCCGAGCCGGCCCGGACCGGTGACCCCTACGACGCCGTGGTGGTGCCGGGTGACACCGATCCGGCCGTGCTGACCGCCGCGCTGGCGGGTACGCCCGGCGCCGCCGGCTGGTACAGCAAGTTCGACCGGCGGACCACCCTCGGCGACCAGACGTTCCTGTCCCGGGCCGTCGGCGGGGACCCGGCCGCGGCCCGGTTCCTGGTCCGGGAGGGTCGGCCGCTGCGGGCGCCCGGCGAGGCGATCGCCGGTTACGGCCTGCTGCGTCGGTTCGACCTGCGGCTCGGCGACACGATCGAGGTGCGGGCCGGGCAGGTCCCGCTGCGCCTGACCGTCGTGGGGTGGTACAGCGAGACCGAGGACACCGGCGAACTGCTGATGTACCGGGCCGAGATGCTGCCGCCGGGACTGGCACCCGACGCCTACCTGGTCTCCGCCGGACCGGCCGGTACGCCGGAGGCACTGGCCGCCGCGCTGCGGGGCCGGCTCGGCCCCGGGGTCACGGTGCACGCCCGGTCCGCCGACCCCGACGACCTCGGCACGTACGCCGTGGCGATGCGCCTGCTGGCCGCCCTCGTCCTGCTGGTCAGTTTCGCCAACCTGGCCGCCGCGCTGCTCACCGGTGCCCGGGAACGCGCCCGGACTCTCGGGGTGCTCCGGGCGGTCGGGTTCACGGTGCGGCAGACCCTCGCCCAGTCCGCGACCGGCGGCGCCACGCTCGGCCTCGCCGGCGCGCTCGTCGGGCTTCCGGTCGGGCTGCTGGTGTTCCGGCTGCTCACCGACCAGGTGACGATCAGCATCGGTGCCGGTCCGGGGCTCGCCCAGCCGCCCTCCGCTGTGCTGCTCGCCGCGACCGTGCCGGCGACCGCCCTGGCCGGGGCACTCGCCGGGACGCTCGCCGCCGCCCGGCCGGCCCGGAGCTGGGCCGCCGCCCTGGTCCGGCACGAGTAA
- a CDS encoding ABC transporter ATP-binding protein, which yields MGDPLLHARGLVRTYHGGVRDAAALRDVSIEVAAGDWVAVTGPSGSGKSTLLHLLGGLDRPDRGEVWLAGQRLDTRSESGRALLRRRHVGFVFQFLNLVPTMTAAGNVELPLLLQGTGRREARRRSLEVLDELDLVEAADAAPAELSGGQQQRVALARAVVHRPDVLLADEPTGALDSTAAENVLDLLRRRHVGGQSIVLVTHDHRVASAADRVLTMLDGQVVDERDLTGPPGRPALRNLIDLES from the coding sequence ATGGGTGATCCGCTGCTGCACGCCCGCGGCCTGGTGCGCACCTACCACGGCGGCGTACGGGACGCGGCCGCGCTCCGGGACGTCTCGATCGAGGTGGCGGCCGGGGACTGGGTCGCGGTGACCGGTCCGAGCGGCTCGGGCAAGTCCACCCTGCTGCACCTGCTCGGCGGGCTCGACCGCCCCGACCGGGGCGAGGTGTGGCTGGCCGGCCAGCGGCTGGACACCCGCTCGGAGAGCGGGCGTGCCCTGCTGCGGCGCCGGCACGTCGGCTTCGTCTTCCAGTTCCTCAACCTGGTGCCCACGATGACGGCCGCCGGCAACGTGGAGCTGCCACTCCTGCTCCAGGGCACCGGCCGCCGCGAGGCCCGCCGCCGTTCGCTGGAGGTCCTCGACGAACTGGATTTGGTCGAGGCCGCCGACGCCGCGCCGGCCGAACTCTCCGGCGGCCAGCAGCAACGGGTGGCGCTGGCCCGTGCCGTCGTACACCGCCCGGACGTGCTGCTGGCCGACGAACCGACCGGGGCGCTGGACTCGACCGCCGCCGAGAACGTGCTCGACCTGCTGCGCCGACGCCACGTCGGCGGCCAGAGCATCGTGCTGGTCACCCACGACCACCGGGTCGCGTCGGCCGCCGACCGGGTGCTGACCATGCTGGACGGGCAGGTCGTCGACGAGCGGGACCTGACCGGCCCGCCCGGCCGGCCGGCGTTGCGCAACCTCATCGACCTGGAGAGCTGA
- a CDS encoding glycerophosphodiester phosphodiesterase, translated as MPRTLSALGLAGALLATAVAVPASQVSASRVPDSKLPASQASASRVPDSQAAAHGDRSRPVAADRPLVIAHRGASGYRPEHTLEAYRLAIRMGADFIEPDLVSTRDGALVARHENEISGTTDVAAHPEFADRRTTKTIDGTAVTGWFTEDFTLAELRTLRARERLPQVRVTNTTFDGRFPVPTLQEVVDLARTESRRLGRTIGIYPETKHPSYFRSIGLPLEEPLVRVLRKNGLTGRKDPVIIQSFETANLRELDRLTDVRLVQLLDASGRPYDFTVAGDPRSYADLVKPENLRWIDGYADGIGTNKNLLVPRDANGRLLAPTTLVRDAHRAGLVVHAWTFRAENQFLPVDFRIGADPNARGDIVAEYELFYGLGLDGVFSDHPDTAVAARVGLG; from the coding sequence TTGCCACGTACCCTTTCCGCGCTCGGCCTCGCCGGGGCGTTGCTGGCGACCGCCGTGGCGGTGCCGGCCAGTCAGGTGTCGGCCAGCCGGGTGCCGGACAGCAAGTTGCCGGCCAGTCAAGCGTCGGCCAGCCGGGTGCCGGACAGCCAGGCCGCGGCGCACGGCGACCGGTCGCGGCCGGTGGCCGCTGACCGCCCGCTGGTGATCGCGCACCGCGGCGCCAGCGGCTACCGCCCGGAGCACACCCTGGAGGCCTACCGGCTGGCGATCCGGATGGGTGCCGACTTCATCGAGCCCGACCTGGTCTCCACTCGGGACGGCGCGCTGGTGGCGCGGCACGAGAACGAGATCTCGGGTACCACCGACGTCGCCGCCCACCCCGAGTTCGCCGACCGGAGGACCACGAAGACCATCGACGGAACCGCGGTGACCGGCTGGTTCACCGAGGACTTCACCCTGGCCGAGCTGCGGACGCTGCGGGCCAGGGAGCGGCTGCCGCAGGTGCGGGTCACCAACACGACCTTCGACGGCCGGTTCCCGGTGCCGACCCTCCAGGAGGTCGTCGACCTGGCCCGGACCGAGAGCCGGCGGCTGGGCCGGACCATCGGGATCTACCCGGAGACCAAGCACCCCAGCTACTTCCGGTCGATCGGGCTGCCGCTGGAGGAGCCGCTGGTCCGGGTACTGCGGAAGAACGGTCTGACCGGCCGCAAGGACCCGGTGATCATCCAGTCCTTCGAGACCGCCAACCTGCGCGAGTTGGACAGGCTGACCGACGTACGGCTGGTGCAGTTGCTGGACGCGAGCGGTCGGCCGTACGACTTCACCGTGGCCGGTGACCCGCGGAGCTATGCCGACCTGGTCAAGCCGGAGAACCTGCGCTGGATCGACGGCTACGCGGACGGGATCGGGACGAACAAGAACCTGCTGGTGCCCCGGGACGCGAACGGCAGGCTGCTCGCCCCGACCACACTGGTCCGGGACGCCCACCGGGCCGGTCTGGTCGTGCACGCCTGGACGTTCCGGGCGGAGAACCAGTTCCTGCCGGTCGACTTCCGGATCGGCGCCGACCCGAACGCCCGGGGTGACATCGTCGCCGAGTACGAACTCTTCTACGGCCTCGGCCTGGACGGCGTGTTCAGCGACCACCCGGACACCGCAGTGGCGGCCCGGGTCGGCCTAGGCTGA
- a CDS encoding condensation domain-containing protein — MTSSVDVRDGYPLSPVQRAVLTPGSAEADPATDLEQVRLVIRGRLRVAEFQQAWHRVIARHEILRTGFVRHDGRESVQVEPVAVDPVQAGPVQVVWPEAPPPGWHLDDLRTIRACQRRRGLAELLAADRVRGFALDVPPLCRFALLRVSETEHLLVWTAHHLVVDGWSLPILLGEALSEYRAAVEGRDAELPTPPPFRDHVAWSTARDLAEAEQFWRTELADLPPPGPVQRDLPDWRGEPADAFDEYSLELTSEDTYLLHETIGQQRLTLPAVVQGCWARLLAARTDTGAGTAADVVIGATVAGRAGGPAAETLVGPLTNTVPVRVRIRPDQPVGVWLRGLQARQALARPFDHVPPALLRSWAGLPADAPLFASVLDFETYPMDNDLFTGTADASTISVRFDGRWTTSHHPLRLVVVPGERLGLHARYDLRQLGPETVESLLTELALLLSLVATDPDRPVSALRPPDDEPLPTD; from the coding sequence ATGACAAGTTCTGTCGACGTACGGGACGGCTATCCTCTCTCGCCGGTCCAGCGCGCCGTCCTCACGCCCGGTTCCGCCGAGGCGGATCCGGCGACCGACCTCGAACAGGTCCGACTCGTCATCCGTGGCCGGCTGCGGGTCGCCGAGTTCCAGCAGGCCTGGCACCGGGTGATCGCCCGGCACGAGATACTGCGCACCGGGTTCGTCCGGCACGATGGCCGCGAGTCCGTGCAGGTGGAACCGGTGGCGGTGGACCCGGTGCAGGCGGGGCCGGTGCAGGTGGTCTGGCCGGAGGCACCGCCGCCCGGGTGGCACCTCGACGACCTGCGGACCATCCGGGCCTGCCAGCGTCGGCGCGGCCTCGCCGAACTGCTCGCCGCCGACCGGGTCCGCGGGTTCGCCCTGGACGTCCCGCCGCTGTGCCGGTTCGCCCTGCTCCGCGTCTCCGAAACCGAGCACCTGCTGGTCTGGACTGCGCACCACCTGGTCGTCGACGGGTGGAGCCTGCCGATCCTGCTCGGTGAGGCGCTGTCCGAATACCGCGCGGCGGTCGAGGGCCGGGACGCGGAGCTGCCCACCCCGCCGCCGTTCCGGGACCATGTCGCGTGGTCGACCGCCCGGGACCTGGCCGAGGCGGAGCAGTTCTGGCGGACCGAGCTGGCCGACCTGCCGCCGCCCGGGCCGGTGCAGCGCGATCTCCCGGACTGGCGCGGAGAGCCGGCCGACGCCTTCGACGAGTACTCCCTCGAACTGACCAGTGAGGACACCTACCTGCTGCACGAGACGATCGGCCAGCAGCGACTCACGCTTCCGGCGGTGGTCCAGGGCTGCTGGGCCCGCCTGCTCGCCGCCCGCACCGACACCGGTGCCGGCACCGCCGCCGACGTCGTCATCGGTGCGACGGTCGCCGGCCGGGCCGGTGGACCGGCGGCGGAGACGCTTGTCGGCCCGCTGACCAACACCGTGCCGGTCCGGGTGCGGATCCGGCCCGACCAGCCGGTCGGGGTGTGGCTGCGCGGGTTGCAGGCACGGCAGGCCCTGGCCCGGCCGTTCGACCACGTGCCGCCGGCCCTGCTCCGGTCCTGGGCCGGGTTGCCCGCCGACGCGCCGCTCTTCGCCAGCGTGCTCGACTTCGAGACCTATCCGATGGACAACGACCTGTTCACCGGTACGGCCGACGCCTCGACGATCTCGGTACGCTTCGACGGCCGCTGGACGACGTCGCACCACCCGCTCCGCCTGGTCGTCGTGCCCGGCGAGCGGCTCGGCCTGCACGCCCGCTACGACCTGCGCCAACTCGGCCCGGAAACCGTCGAGAGTCTGCTCACCGAGTTGGCGCTCCTGCTCAGCCTGGTCGCCACGGATCCGGACCGCCCGGTGTCGGCGCTCCGCCCGCCGGACGACGAGCCACTGCCCACCGACTAG
- a CDS encoding GlxA family transcriptional regulator codes for MHDRRIVFVIFPRFQVLDLTGPHEVFAQAERLAPGYRPETVAPLPGPVTASGGLTVTPDLGIDEHTGPIDTLVVTGGPGRVEACADRRLVDWIRAAAGRSRRVAAVCSGAFLLAEAGLLDGRRAVTHWGSCAELAHRYPAVTVQPDPIFVRDGAVWTSAGITAGLDLALALVEQDRGAETSRTIARRLVMFVQRPGGQAQFSTQLAAQRPARGGLRQLQEWVTEHLADDLTVPVLAARAGMSERHFARVFSAQTGQTPAAYVESARIEAARRLLETTDTPLGSVARHCGFGTVETMHRRFRRTVGVTPGQYRRHFG; via the coding sequence GTGCATGACCGTCGGATCGTCTTCGTGATCTTCCCGAGGTTCCAGGTGCTCGACCTGACCGGCCCGCACGAGGTGTTCGCGCAGGCCGAGCGGCTCGCGCCGGGCTACCGGCCGGAGACCGTCGCGCCGCTGCCCGGTCCGGTCACCGCCAGCGGCGGCCTGACCGTGACCCCGGACCTCGGCATCGACGAGCACACCGGCCCGATCGACACGCTTGTGGTCACCGGTGGTCCCGGTCGGGTGGAAGCCTGCGCCGACCGGCGGCTGGTCGACTGGATCCGCGCCGCCGCCGGGCGGTCCCGGCGGGTCGCGGCGGTGTGCAGCGGAGCGTTCCTGCTGGCCGAGGCGGGGCTGCTCGACGGGCGGCGTGCGGTCACCCACTGGGGAAGCTGCGCCGAACTGGCCCACCGCTATCCGGCGGTCACCGTGCAGCCGGACCCGATCTTCGTCCGGGACGGTGCCGTGTGGACCTCGGCCGGGATCACCGCCGGGCTCGACCTCGCGCTCGCCCTGGTCGAGCAGGACCGGGGCGCCGAGACGTCCCGGACGATCGCCCGCCGACTGGTCATGTTCGTGCAACGACCCGGCGGCCAGGCCCAGTTCAGCACCCAGCTCGCCGCCCAGCGACCGGCCCGGGGCGGGCTGCGCCAGCTCCAGGAGTGGGTGACCGAGCACCTCGCCGACGACCTCACCGTGCCCGTCCTCGCCGCCCGGGCCGGGATGAGCGAACGACACTTCGCCCGGGTCTTCAGCGCGCAGACCGGACAGACGCCCGCGGCGTACGTCGAGTCGGCCCGGATCGAGGCCGCCCGCCGCCTGCTGGAGACCACCGACACCCCGCTCGGATCGGTCGCCCGGCACTGCGGCTTCGGCACCGTCGAGACGATGCACCGCCGCTTCCGACGCACGGTCGGGGTCACCCCCGGCCAGTACCGCCGACACTTCGGTTGA
- a CDS encoding DJ-1/PfpI family protein yields the protein MRIVIPLFERFTALDAVGPYDVLKLLPDADVVFAATSPGPVRNTAGTLALTADAALADIDSCDVLVVPGGAVRDQLGGGELVDWIRRVQGTARWTTSVCTGSLLLGAAGLLRGRTATTHWGSAERLASFGATYTAQRVVEDGTLITAAGVSAGIDMALTLAARLTDRTTAEAIQLAIEYDPQPPFDTGSPAKAPQVVRDRYAAGFRTTARPEAAAAPEFAAAPGSAPHPPGGPGSQL from the coding sequence ATGCGCATCGTCATCCCGCTCTTCGAACGGTTCACCGCGCTGGACGCGGTCGGCCCGTACGACGTACTCAAGCTGCTGCCCGACGCCGACGTGGTGTTCGCGGCGACGAGTCCCGGACCGGTCCGGAACACCGCCGGTACCCTCGCGCTGACCGCCGACGCCGCCCTGGCCGACATCGACTCCTGCGACGTACTCGTGGTGCCCGGCGGTGCCGTGCGGGACCAGCTCGGCGGCGGGGAACTGGTGGACTGGATCAGGCGGGTGCAGGGCACCGCCCGGTGGACGACCTCGGTCTGCACCGGATCGCTGCTGCTCGGCGCCGCCGGGCTGCTGCGCGGGCGTACCGCCACCACGCACTGGGGGTCCGCAGAGCGGCTGGCGTCGTTCGGCGCGACCTACACGGCACAGCGGGTGGTCGAGGACGGCACGCTGATCACCGCTGCCGGCGTTTCCGCCGGGATCGACATGGCGCTCACCCTGGCCGCCCGGCTCACCGACCGGACCACCGCCGAGGCCATCCAGCTCGCCATCGAGTACGACCCGCAGCCGCCGTTCGACACCGGCTCGCCGGCGAAGGCGCCCCAGGTGGTACGGGACCGCTACGCCGCCGGCTTCCGGACGACCGCCCGGCCGGAAGCCGCCGCAGCGCCGGAATTCGCCGCAGCGCCGGGATCCGCACCGCACCCGCCAGGTGGGCCGGGGAGCCAGCTGTAG
- a CDS encoding DUF6461 domain-containing protein — MVEVPDEILAGLVGPVAAALPRLVDRIPPAPAAELGRLRAVADEDLWPIREPAVRHSRAMAMAMARPARRPGSGHSPVRDALGSLPALLTERLLGALELTVAELDLTGAPDLTGFLPEPFTGNVGIASLNGQSEAVTGAVLLEQIRPGAVPLVVALTRRLASHPRLAPMLAVRPDLTDEAEVAAAHGAAQLSLAVATAVVVSHRTGIPPWATNPPAVLGVAIGTAALLLREIPMPANYAGAVLARARAEYLMPRRSTGSVQMSGHRFGLLEGDHVPEVDFDGNGLVTVVPGGAVIRTGAESGQVRLLLTVLDGPPPEVGPGWEEVVEVSWRAAAGGASVVGSGPAEPQLRRATPPWPGDYRLRVHARGRDDTDEPHNEYYELMIWQGPEAPEIVHARTDRLGHRLRGEPEPVRLERPETAYRWVRRSVLSEAATVTVTTGAAVGDVLRAFGADPARPESMRAIDEDLMRSQSIDPWVAVLDVGDAVIAVEYNGWQGSTAPVLSRASAGGRTASMYWNVNGVTRLSFAEHGEVLLSVEPFDNLEAPPALGTALADLDFGDHQRGKRLMGLVAVQRFTGHGITAEALARIEAADIAFRIVPDLPTLYPRRPQPDTTLGATIVALAGQPDALLGVTAGALTGLPEAELRDLAWWVAAEAARYAGLDDDPDVAASIAARALTDEAQLRARRSQLHDGEHRWLWLTLHRATNPDPVAAVTDTMEAARYAAGPHAANLVADARARITGADRR, encoded by the coding sequence GTGGTCGAGGTTCCTGATGAGATCCTGGCTGGGCTGGTCGGTCCGGTGGCTGCGGCGCTGCCGCGGCTCGTCGACCGCATCCCACCGGCACCGGCGGCCGAACTCGGCCGGTTACGAGCGGTCGCCGACGAGGATCTCTGGCCGATCCGCGAACCGGCCGTCCGGCACTCCCGGGCGATGGCGATGGCCATGGCCCGCCCTGCCCGCCGGCCGGGATCGGGCCACTCCCCGGTACGCGACGCGCTCGGCTCGCTGCCGGCGTTGCTCACCGAGCGGCTGCTCGGCGCGCTCGAGTTGACGGTCGCGGAACTGGACCTGACCGGTGCACCGGACCTGACGGGATTCCTGCCCGAACCGTTCACCGGCAACGTCGGCATCGCCAGCCTGAACGGGCAGAGCGAGGCGGTCACCGGCGCGGTCCTGCTGGAGCAGATCCGGCCCGGTGCCGTGCCGCTGGTCGTCGCGCTGACCCGCCGGCTGGCCAGCCATCCACGGCTGGCCCCCATGCTGGCGGTCCGGCCCGACCTCACCGACGAGGCCGAGGTCGCGGCGGCGCACGGGGCGGCACAACTCTCGCTGGCCGTGGCCACCGCGGTCGTCGTGTCACACCGGACCGGCATTCCGCCGTGGGCCACGAACCCGCCGGCCGTGCTCGGAGTCGCGATCGGCACCGCCGCCCTGCTGCTCCGGGAAATCCCGATGCCGGCCAACTACGCCGGGGCGGTGCTGGCCAGGGCCAGGGCGGAGTACCTGATGCCCCGCCGGTCCACTGGCTCGGTGCAGATGTCGGGGCACCGGTTCGGGCTGCTGGAGGGCGACCACGTCCCGGAGGTCGACTTCGACGGCAACGGGCTGGTGACGGTCGTACCAGGTGGTGCGGTGATCCGCACCGGTGCCGAGAGCGGTCAGGTCCGGCTGCTGCTGACCGTCCTGGACGGGCCGCCGCCCGAGGTCGGGCCCGGCTGGGAGGAAGTCGTCGAGGTGAGCTGGCGGGCTGCCGCCGGCGGCGCCTCGGTGGTCGGGTCCGGTCCGGCCGAGCCGCAACTGCGGCGGGCCACCCCGCCCTGGCCGGGCGACTACCGGCTGCGGGTACACGCCCGGGGCAGGGACGACACGGACGAGCCGCACAACGAGTACTACGAGCTGATGATCTGGCAGGGGCCGGAGGCGCCGGAGATCGTGCACGCCCGTACCGACCGGCTGGGGCACCGGCTGCGCGGCGAGCCGGAGCCGGTACGCCTCGAACGGCCGGAAACCGCCTATCGATGGGTACGCCGAAGCGTGCTGTCCGAGGCGGCGACGGTCACCGTGACGACCGGGGCGGCTGTCGGGGACGTACTCCGGGCGTTCGGCGCGGACCCTGCCCGGCCGGAGTCGATGCGGGCGATCGACGAGGACCTGATGCGCAGCCAGTCGATCGATCCGTGGGTCGCGGTGCTGGACGTCGGCGACGCCGTGATCGCGGTCGAGTACAACGGCTGGCAGGGTTCGACCGCCCCGGTCCTGTCCCGCGCCTCGGCCGGCGGCCGGACCGCCAGCATGTACTGGAACGTCAACGGGGTGACCCGGCTGTCGTTCGCGGAGCACGGCGAGGTGCTGCTGTCGGTGGAACCGTTCGACAACCTCGAAGCGCCGCCGGCACTCGGCACAGCGCTGGCCGACCTCGACTTCGGCGACCACCAGCGCGGCAAGCGGCTGATGGGGCTGGTCGCGGTGCAGCGGTTCACCGGTCACGGCATCACCGCCGAGGCGCTGGCCCGGATCGAGGCCGCCGACATCGCCTTCCGGATCGTGCCGGACCTGCCCACCCTGTATCCCCGCCGCCCGCAGCCCGACACCACGCTCGGGGCGACCATCGTGGCACTGGCCGGGCAGCCCGACGCCCTGCTCGGGGTGACCGCCGGGGCGTTGACCGGGCTACCCGAGGCGGAGTTGCGGGACCTGGCCTGGTGGGTCGCGGCGGAGGCGGCCCGGTACGCGGGGCTGGACGACGACCCGGACGTCGCCGCCAGCATCGCCGCCCGTGCCCTGACCGACGAGGCGCAGTTGCGCGCCCGCCGCTCCCAGCTGCACGACGGGGAACACCGCTGGCTCTGGCTCACCCTGCACCGGGCGACGAACCCGGACCCGGTAGCCGCGGTGACGGACACCATGGAGGCGGCACGGTACGCGGCCGGGCCGCACGCGGCGAACCTGGTGGCCGACGCCCGCGCCCGGATCACCGGCGCGGACCGGCGGTGA
- a CDS encoding PadR family transcriptional regulator, which yields MKHLMLGLLAAGPAHGYELRRRYDELFADAGGEVNIGQIYVTLGRLERDGLVTHTAESGADRRDRKVYRLTAPGTAALRQWLADPAEPPLVRPDVLLRLVAARLAAPLLPDVDPRTVVTEHRQRCLEALRELDRQAARTAAGSVSGLLLQATALHLQAELRWLDACQQQLAQIELKTTWTGDGDG from the coding sequence ATGAAACATCTCATGCTCGGGCTGCTCGCCGCCGGCCCGGCGCACGGCTACGAGCTGCGTCGACGCTACGACGAACTGTTCGCCGACGCGGGCGGCGAGGTCAACATCGGTCAGATCTACGTGACACTCGGCCGGCTGGAGCGGGACGGACTCGTCACGCACACCGCCGAGTCCGGTGCCGACCGGCGCGACCGCAAGGTCTACCGGCTCACCGCGCCGGGCACGGCCGCGCTGCGTCAGTGGCTCGCCGACCCCGCCGAACCTCCGCTGGTCAGGCCCGACGTGCTGCTCCGGCTGGTCGCCGCCCGGCTGGCCGCGCCACTGCTGCCCGACGTGGATCCCCGGACGGTCGTCACCGAGCACCGGCAGCGCTGCCTGGAAGCGCTCCGGGAACTCGACCGGCAGGCGGCCCGCACCGCCGCCGGAAGTGTCAGCGGGCTGCTGCTACAGGCCACCGCACTGCACCTACAGGCCGAGTTGCGCTGGTTGGACGCGTGCCAGCAACAGCTCGCACAAATCGAACTCAAGACCACGTGGACGGGAGACGGCGATGGGTGA